One window of the Cryptomeria japonica chromosome 7, Sugi_1.0, whole genome shotgun sequence genome contains the following:
- the LOC131074763 gene encoding aldehyde oxidase GLOX: protein MSSGNGFRYFWLMMLVMLNMWTWDAAGQLAVKLGRWNLLVEKGGVSAMHMTTTYKNTVVMFDRTNFGPSQLLLDNGRCRDNPQDQVLTHDCWAHSIEYNIATNTIRPLMIFTDTWCASGAFAANGTLVQTGGWRDGATDIRYFVPCSDASCDWDNFQPVKLLANRWYAANQILPDNRIIVVGGTGVFNYEFVPRRPGEGTYNLPFLIQTRTSSAVENNLYPFLHLSSDGNLFIFANRDSILLDYKNNVVLKTFPRMPGDGPRNYPSTGSSVMLPLSASNGFSKVEILICGGCPDSGYAAAKAGNFTAALRSCGRMVITDANPSWSMEDMPGPRTMSDMLILPNGEILIINGAAKGVAGWDMANTPVFTPYLYRHSLPVGQQRFYVLAATGIARMYHSTANVLPDGRVMAGGSNPHFNYVLTGTQFPTELRLEAYSPYYLESVYAVLRPQIITMSATSNVAYGTTFTVTFSVAFGMTSSNVVNFNVYAPPFTTHTTSMGQRMLSLSASKPVAAPNSTTVFSATVTAPPTAVAAPPGYYMFFVVNGEIPSKGQWVHFS, encoded by the coding sequence ATGTCATCAGGAAATGGATTTCGGTATTTCTGGCTTATGATGCTGGTGATGCTAAACATGTGGACGTGGGACGCAGCAGGGCAACTGGCAGTGAAGCTGGGAAGATGGAATCTTCTGGTGGAGAAGGGCGGCGTCTCGGCCATGCACATGACCACCACGTACAAAAACACGGTGGTGATGTTCGATCGGACCAACTTCGGGCCGTCGCAGCTCCTGCTGGACAACGGACGCTGCCGGGACAATCCACAGGACCAGGTCCTGACCCACGACTGCTGGGCTCACTCTATCGAATACAACATAGCCACAAACACCATCAGGCCGCTCATGATCTTCACCGACACCTGGTGCGCCTCCGGTGCCTTTGCTGCCAACGGGACACTCGTTCAAACGGGCGGGTGGCGGGACGGAGCCACAGATATCCGCTACTTTGTTCCTTGCTCCGATGCCTCCTGTGACTGGGATAATTTTCAGCCTGTTAAGCTTCTCGCCAACCGCTGGTACGCCGCCAACCAGATACTTCCCGACAACCGCATAATCGTGGTGGGAGGCACGGGCGTGTTTAACTACGAGTTCGTTCCCAGGAGGCCCGGTGAGGGAACGTACAACCTGCCGTTCCTCATCCAAACACGAACCAGCTCCGCAGTCGAAAACAACCTCTATCCCTTCCTCCATCTCTCCTCCGACGGCAATCTCTTTATCTTCGCCAACAGGGACTCCATTCTCCTCGACTACAAGAACAACGTGGTGTTGAAAACGTTCCCCAGGATGCCGGGCGACGGCCCACGAAACTACCCTTCCACGGGCTCCTCCGTCATGCTGCCGCTCTCTGCATCCAATGGGTTTAGCAAGGTGGAAATCCTCATCTGCGGTGGCTGCCCCGACAGTGGATACGCCGCCGCCAAAGCCGGCAATTTCACGGCCGCCCTGCGCAGCTGCGGAAGAATGGTCATCACGGACGCCAATCCTTCGTGGAGTATGGAAGACATGCCCGGGCCAAGAACCATGTCCGACATGCTCATTCTCCCCAACGGCGAAATTCTAATCATAAACGGAGCAGCCAAAGGTGTGGCCGGGTGGGACATGGCCAACACGCCAGTCTTCACGCCCTACCTCTACAGACACAGTCTACCCGTTGGGCAGCAGCGTTTCTACGTTCTCGCGGCCACCGGTATCGCCAGAATGTACCACTCCACTGCCAACGTCTTGCCCGACGGGAGAGTCATGGCTGGCGGCTCCAACCCACACTTCAATTACGTTCTCACGGGAACGCAATTCCCGACGGAGCTCCGTTTGGAAGCGTACAGCCCTTATTATTTGGAGAGCGTCTACGCCGTCCTTCGCCCACAGATAATCACCATGTCTGCCACCTCCAATGTTGCCTACGGCACCACCTTCACCGTCACCTTCTCAGTTGCATTCGGTATGACGAGTAGCAACGTTGTAAATTTTAACGTGTACGCTCCGCCATTCACAACTCACACCACATCCATGGGCCAGAGGATGCTCTCCCTCTCTGCATCCAAACCCGTAGCGGCTCCAAACTCCACCACAGTTTTTTCTGCCACAGTAACCGCTCCCCCGACGGCCGTGGCTGCTCCTCCCGGATATTACATGTTCTTCGTTGTCAACGGGGAAATTCCCAGCAAAGGCCAGTGGGTTCACTTCTCTTAA